In Streptomyces capitiformicae, one genomic interval encodes:
- a CDS encoding response regulator transcription factor codes for MTRVLVVEDEESFSDALSYMLRKEGFEVAIAATGPDGLDEFERNGADLVLLDLMLPGLPGTEVCRQLRGRSNVPVIMVTAKDSEIDKVVGLEIGADDYVTKPFSSRELVARIRAVLRRRGEPEEVTPAALEAGPVRMDVDRHVVTVSGSKVDLPLKEFDLLEMLLRNAGRVLTRMQLIDRVWGADYVGDTKTLDVHVKRLRAKIEPDPGAPRYLVTVRGLGYKFEP; via the coding sequence GTGACCCGAGTGCTCGTCGTCGAGGACGAGGAGTCCTTCTCCGACGCCCTGTCCTACATGCTCCGCAAAGAAGGCTTCGAGGTCGCCATCGCGGCCACCGGGCCCGACGGACTCGACGAGTTCGAGCGCAACGGCGCCGACCTCGTCCTCCTCGACCTGATGCTGCCCGGCCTGCCGGGCACCGAGGTCTGCCGTCAGCTGCGCGGCCGTTCCAACGTCCCGGTGATCATGGTCACCGCCAAGGACAGCGAGATCGACAAGGTCGTGGGCCTGGAAATAGGAGCCGATGACTATGTCACCAAGCCCTTCTCCTCCCGCGAGCTCGTCGCCCGTATCCGGGCCGTACTGCGCCGCCGCGGCGAGCCCGAGGAGGTCACCCCGGCCGCGCTGGAGGCGGGCCCCGTCCGCATGGACGTCGACCGCCACGTCGTCACCGTCTCCGGCTCCAAGGTCGACCTCCCCCTCAAGGAGTTCGACCTGCTCGAAATGCTGCTGCGCAACGCGGGCCGCGTCCTGACCCGTATGCAGCTCATCGACAGAGTCTGGGGCGCCGACTACGTGGGCGACACCAAGACCCTCGACGTCCACGTCAAGCGCCTCCGCGCCAAGATCGAGCCGGACCCGGGCGCGCCGCGCTACCTGGTGACGGTGCGCGGTCTCGGGTACAAGTTCGAGCCGTAA
- a CDS encoding SCO4226 family nickel-binding protein: MTKFMDVHHGMQGITAEQLQAAHKADLDIEKDENVHFERAWADPDAGVVYCLSEAPSADAVQRIHERAGHRADEIHPVPLSV; this comes from the coding sequence ATGACGAAGTTCATGGACGTCCACCACGGAATGCAGGGCATCACGGCCGAGCAGCTGCAAGCCGCCCACAAGGCCGACCTCGACATAGAGAAGGACGAGAACGTCCACTTCGAACGCGCCTGGGCGGACCCGGACGCGGGCGTCGTCTACTGCCTCTCCGAGGCACCCTCCGCCGACGCGGTCCAGCGCATCCACGAACGGGCCGGCCACAGGGCGGACGAAATCCATCCGGTACCCCTGTCGGTCTGA
- the phoU gene encoding phosphate signaling complex protein PhoU, with the protein MRDAYHEELDSIGDGLVEMARLVGSAIGRATTAMLDADLKLAESVIEADQKVDDLQHDLEARAIALLARQQPVATDLRIVVTSLRMSADLERSGDLAQHVAKLTRLRFPDRAVPRDLHATILEMGQLAQRLMAKAAEVIITKDVDLAMQLEQDDDAMDLLHRTLFQHLMDDRWKHGIETAVDVTLLGRYYERFADHAVSVAKRVVYLVTGEYADELQADIQPVTGVEGA; encoded by the coding sequence ATGCGGGACGCGTACCACGAGGAACTTGACTCGATCGGTGATGGCCTGGTCGAGATGGCCCGTCTGGTGGGGTCGGCGATCGGACGCGCCACGACGGCGATGCTCGACGCGGACCTGAAGCTGGCCGAGAGCGTGATCGAGGCCGACCAGAAGGTCGACGACCTGCAACACGATCTGGAGGCCCGCGCGATAGCCCTGCTGGCCCGGCAGCAGCCCGTGGCCACGGACCTGCGTATCGTCGTGACCTCCCTGCGCATGTCCGCCGATCTGGAGCGCTCCGGCGACCTCGCCCAGCACGTCGCCAAGCTCACCCGGCTCCGTTTCCCCGACCGCGCGGTCCCGCGCGATCTGCACGCCACGATCCTGGAGATGGGCCAGCTCGCGCAGCGTCTGATGGCCAAGGCGGCCGAGGTCATCATCACCAAGGACGTCGACCTCGCCATGCAGCTGGAGCAGGACGACGACGCGATGGACCTCCTCCACCGCACCCTCTTCCAGCACCTCATGGACGACCGCTGGAAGCACGGCATCGAGACCGCCGTCGACGTCACCCTCCTCGGCCGCTACTACGAGCGCTTCGCCGACCACGCCGTCTCCGTGGCCAAGCGTGTGGTGTACCTGGTGACGGGCGAGTACGCGGACGAGCTGCAGGCCGACATCCAGCCGGTTACGGGGGTGGAGGGGGCGTAA
- a CDS encoding sensor histidine kinase yields the protein MDVNAAVAAAAAIAGVLTGVIAMLAFRFSEREQKRPTRTSLHTDPVLPPGVDTVLSVLRSSAVVLDEADAVVKASSAAYALGLVRGGRLAIEPMLQMARDTRRDGEIRQVELDLPRRGTGRGEALAVSARVAPLGSRLVLLLVEDLTEARRIEAVRRDFVANVSHELKTPVGALSLLSEAVMGASDDPEAVERFAGRMQVEATRLTNLVQELIDLSRVQNDDPLEDAEPVRVDELVAEAVDRCRHQAGTKQITMASNVGMLDEPEENGDSGRRAGGSAELSVWGHRGQLAAALGNLVENAVNYSPARTRVGIAARRVSAPGGDLIEIAVTDQGIGISDKDKERIFERFYRVDPARSRQTGGTGLGLAIVKHVAASHGGEVTVWSSEGQGSTFTLRLPEAGASRDRASQHPDLDDEDGQPTESSESSDSPASTASSPYEPLPAPEVLP from the coding sequence ATGGACGTGAACGCGGCGGTCGCCGCAGCGGCAGCGATCGCCGGAGTGCTCACCGGCGTCATCGCCATGCTGGCGTTCCGCTTCAGCGAGCGCGAGCAGAAGCGTCCCACCAGGACCTCCCTGCACACGGACCCGGTGCTCCCACCCGGCGTGGACACCGTGCTCTCCGTGCTCCGCTCCTCCGCCGTCGTGCTCGACGAGGCCGACGCCGTCGTCAAGGCCAGCTCCGCCGCGTACGCCCTCGGTCTGGTGCGCGGGGGCAGGCTCGCCATCGAGCCGATGCTCCAGATGGCCCGCGACACCCGCCGGGACGGCGAGATACGACAGGTCGAGCTGGACCTGCCCCGGCGCGGCACCGGCCGTGGCGAGGCCCTGGCCGTCTCCGCGCGCGTCGCGCCCCTCGGCTCCCGCCTCGTCCTGCTCCTGGTGGAGGACCTCACCGAGGCCCGCCGCATAGAAGCCGTACGCCGTGACTTCGTCGCCAACGTCAGCCATGAGCTGAAGACTCCCGTCGGCGCCCTCTCCCTCCTCTCCGAGGCCGTGATGGGCGCGAGCGACGACCCGGAGGCGGTGGAACGGTTCGCCGGGCGGATGCAGGTCGAGGCCACCCGCCTCACCAACCTTGTGCAGGAGCTCATCGATCTCTCCCGGGTGCAGAACGACGACCCGCTGGAGGACGCCGAGCCCGTGCGCGTCGACGAACTGGTCGCCGAGGCCGTCGACCGCTGCCGCCACCAGGCCGGCACCAAGCAGATCACCATGGCCTCGAACGTGGGGATGCTCGACGAGCCGGAGGAGAACGGTGACAGTGGACGACGGGCCGGCGGCAGCGCCGAGCTGAGCGTCTGGGGCCATCGTGGACAACTCGCCGCCGCGTTGGGCAACCTGGTCGAAAACGCCGTCAACTACTCTCCGGCCCGCACCCGCGTCGGCATCGCCGCACGCCGGGTGAGCGCGCCCGGCGGGGACCTCATCGAGATCGCCGTGACCGACCAGGGCATCGGCATCTCGGACAAGGACAAGGAGCGCATCTTCGAGCGCTTCTACCGCGTGGACCCGGCCCGTTCCCGCCAGACCGGCGGTACGGGTCTCGGGCTCGCGATCGTCAAGCACGTGGCTGCCTCGCACGGCGGGGAGGTCACGGTGTGGAGCTCCGAGGGCCAGGGCTCCACGTTCACCCTCAGGTTGCCGGAGGCGGGCGCGTCCCGCGACCGCGCATCGCAGCACCCGGACCTCGACGACGAGGACGGCCAGCCCACCGAGTCATCCGAGTCATCCGACTCACCTGCCTCAACAGCGTCATCCCCGTACGAACCGCTTCCCGCCCCGGAGGTCCTTCCGTGA